CTCCGGCGCACGAACACGGATGTCTGCGATCGTGCATTCGCTGGCGCTCCTCGCCGTCGTCTACGTGGCAGCGAATGTCGTCTCAGTGATCCCACTGGCTGCTCTCTCCGGTGTTCTCATGGTCACAGCGGCCAGGATGGTCTCCCCCACCATCATCAAACAGGTGCTGCGATCGACCCGAACAGATGCCATGGTATTTGTGATTACCGCGATCATCACGGTAAGTTTCGACCTGATCATCGCCGTCGGCATTGGCATCGCCGTTGCCGCGTTCTTCGCCCTGCGTGCCCTCAGCACGGCCAGTGGCGTTCACCGGGAGGAATTGGAGGGACCCCCCGTGGCCGGCGACGAACGGATCGCACTGTTCCGCGTTGATGGTTCATTGTTCTTTGGGGCCGCCGAACGAATCCTCGAGCGCATCAGTGATCACATCGGTATCGAAGTGGTGATTCTGCGCCTATCCCAACTCCAACTCATCGACGCCACCGGCGCCCATACCCTCACCGAACTCGTGACCAGTTTGGAACGACGGGGTGTCACGGTTCTCATCAAGGGCATCAGGGACGAACATCTCCAACTTCTCGAGCGGCTCGGTGTCATCGATTCGCTCCGCCACCCCAACCATCTCTTCGCCGAACTGGAGCCCGCCATCACCCATGCCCGATCCCACATCATCCGCACGGCCATCCCCGGCGCATGAGCACAGATGCGAATAACAGCCCAAAAGCACCGGTAGACGGGCCGCCTCCGATCCGGATCAACCGACGAACGCTGCTGTTGGGCCTGGGCGCACTCGGGGCCATCGGGGGGCTCGGATATTGGCTCACCGAGGGACTGCCGCAGAACCAAGGGTCCGCATTCGCCACCCCCCTGCGAATCCCGCCGCTGCTGGCCTCGGAGATCATCGACGGTGAACGTGTCTTCCACCTGAGCGCGCAGGCAGGTGAAAGCGAGCTCGTGCCCGGTGTCTGGTTCGCGACCATGGGGTTTAATGGCCCCCACCTTGGCCCGACGATACGAGCTGCTCGCGGGGAACATGTGCGCATCCACGTCAAAAATGAGCTCACCATGGCGACCACCGCACATTGGCACGGCATGAGCCTCCCCGCCAGCCAGGACGGCACCGCCCATCAAAGCATCAGCCCCGAAACAACGTGGACTGCGGCATGGCAGATCGGCCAACCAGCTGCGACGCTCTGGTACCATCCGCATCCGCACGGGCAAACGGAGTTGCAGGTCAGCCGAGGCATGGCCGGGCTGTTTCTCATCGACGACGACGCTCCGTCGGGCTTGCCGTCGCAATATGGCGTGGACGACATCCCGCTGATCATTCAGGACATCACGGTCCAGTCCGGAGGCCAACGGTCGGGGACCCCCACCACCGCGCCCATCGGGCGGATCGGCAACACCGTGATCGCCAACGGCACCCACGAAGCACACTTTGTTGCGTCCACCAGCCTGGTGCGTTTACGTATTCTCAACGGCTCGGCAGCGCGCTGCTACAACCTTGAGCTCTCCACCGGGGACACGTTCCACCTCGTGGGTACTGATGGTGGCCTTCTTCCGGCGCCGGTGCCGCTGACCAGTTTGCTGCTCTCCCCTGCCGAACGCGCCGAAGTCCTCGTAACCGTGTCGCGGGATGCAGATCTGGTCCTTCGCTCCGTTCCGCATGACCTGGGCATGAGCCAGGCGGATAACGCCATTTCTGGCGCAGGGGACACCCTGGGGATTCTACGCATCACCAGAGCCGGCGATGCCTCGACGGCTAAACTCCCCGCGTCGCTCGCTTCCGCGGCGCACCCTG
This region of Arthrobacter alpinus genomic DNA includes:
- a CDS encoding multicopper oxidase family protein, translating into MSTDANNSPKAPVDGPPPIRINRRTLLLGLGALGAIGGLGYWLTEGLPQNQGSAFATPLRIPPLLASEIIDGERVFHLSAQAGESELVPGVWFATMGFNGPHLGPTIRAARGEHVRIHVKNELTMATTAHWHGMSLPASQDGTAHQSISPETTWTAAWQIGQPAATLWYHPHPHGQTELQVSRGMAGLFLIDDDAPSGLPSQYGVDDIPLIIQDITVQSGGQRSGTPTTAPIGRIGNTVIANGTHEAHFVASTSLVRLRILNGSAARCYNLELSTGDTFHLVGTDGGLLPAPVPLTSLLLSPAERAEVLVTVSRDADLVLRSVPHDLGMSQADNAISGAGDTLGILRITRAGDASTAKLPASLASAAHPGRAAAVDRHFTLGDTTINGKAMDMSRIDTVIAANSTETWMIENASQRAHNFHIHGTQFVVNAVNGQSPAPQNRGWKDTIFIAPGSTAELTVPFGSFADPSTPYMYHCHMLWHEDQGMMAQYVLTDGEQAAATIHHDDTMHH